The Ranitomeya imitator isolate aRanImi1 chromosome 3, aRanImi1.pri, whole genome shotgun sequence genome has a window encoding:
- the SRSF3 gene encoding serine/arginine-rich splicing factor 3, with amino-acid sequence MHRDSCPLDCKVYVGNLGNNGNKTELERAFGYYGPLRSVWVARNPPGFAFVEFEDPRDAADAVRELDGRTLCGCRVRVELSNGEKRTRNRGPPQSWNRRPRDDYRRRSPPPRRRSPRRRSFSRSRSRSLSRDRRRERSLSRDRNHKLSRSFSRSRSRSRSNERK; translated from the exons ATGCATCGTGACTCCTGTCCCCTGGACTGCAAAGTCTATGTTGGAAATCTTGGTAACAATGGTAACAAGACAGAATTGGAACGCGCTTTTGGCTACTATGGACCTTTGCGTAGTGTATGGGTGGCCAGGAATCCCCCTGGTTTTGCTTTTGTTGAGTTTGAGGATCCCAGAGATGCTGCAGATGCTGTCAGAGAATTAGATGGACG AACTTTATGTGGCTGTCGTGTTAGAGTAGAATTATCAAATGGTGAGAAAAGGACTAGGAATCGCGGACCTCCACAATCATGGAATAGGCGTCCTAGGGATGATTACCGCAGGAGGAGCCCCCCTCCGAGGCGCAG ATCTCCGAGACGAAGGAGCTTTTCACGTAGCCGTAGTAG GTCACTCTCTAGAGATCGCCGGAGGGAAAGGTCTCTGTCCAGAGATAGAAATCATAAGCTGTCACGTTCATTTTCTAGATCAAGGAG ccgaTCCAGGTCAAATGAAAGAAAATAA